The DNA segment GTCCAACCAGAGAAGGTCATGCAGAGCAGAATTTCAAAAGATGGTAGAGAGAAGGTTCTTATCAAATGGCAAGATTTACCCCACCATGAAGATAGCTGGGAACTTGCTGATGAAGTACAAACTGTTTTTCCTCAATTtgaccttgaggacaaggtccATCTTGAAGGGGAGGGTATTGATAGAGGGGGAAATAGATGGGGAAAGGTGTATGTTAGAAAATACCCTAGGAAGAGTTAGGGAGCTGTCAGTTGTAGGACAGTTCAGATAACTATTTGTTAGTTATAACCAATTGTAGTTAGATAAGAGGCTATAAATAGCTTTGGGAGGGGTTGAACAGAAATTTGGAGAGAATAGGAGGGTGATGAGACCTCCAATCCATCAAAGTGTGTAATCCTTGAGTTGTAGCATTCTAATTCGAATAAAACGATTTCCCCTATTCTGGTCCAATTCTATCAAATGGCTGCAAGGATGTACCTTTACCATTAATGTACATACAGATATATCGTGCATGCAAAGATATAGGTAATGATCATGtgcttgtgtaatttttttgagAAGGTGtgcttgtgtaatttttttgagAAGGTGTGCTTGTGTAATTGAAACAATCTTGACTAGTACATTTTTCATATGTTGTTTCTGTCTTTTATTCGAACTCTTTCTAAAATCTAATTATGACAATTGGAATCTAGCATCATTAACACCAAATTCTGGTGAACAAATTAGCTAGTACCCAGCCATTATGCATCTCAATTGGTTTTTACCTTGAAAAATTACTGTTATTTGCTCACTGACAGGGAGGAAAACAATTTTGAAGTGTGTGGACCATGGGCATGATAATGATACGGATGATCTTACATACTTCATGTATTCTTTTAAACCCAAAGAGTATATTTAGATTTCAGTCCGGAGCTATATTCCTATATGTTCTTTAACAGAAAGCATGGTGTGGTAGCAACACTATATTGAGAAGTTGATATGCCGTACAACACATAAAACAGCACAGTCACATACCTGCATAGCCAACATAATCCACCAGCTTTAAATTGTCCGTTGAAGTGATCTACAGAATTAACTCCAGTACCTTTGCATTGAGTGCATAATATTGCACCTTGCAGTTGAGAAGAAAGATAGCTAAGTGAGTCGAATGCTGAGATTTCAAATGGAAGGAGAAAACCTTAATAGTCCATCCTCAAGAGTTATTGGTATTACAAATACACACCCCAATTAGAGACCTATCATCGGCAGTATCTAACTGACAATGCACCAATGCAAATCTAGGCTATCCACTTCACTTCACTTATCTAATGGAGAATAAGACACAAATACTAATAGATGAGTAACTAACAAATGTACCAAGTTTTCACTGGATGAAGCATCATTTTGTCACTATATCATAAGGTGATATCAGTACAAAATCTACTTAAGCAGTAAGTTATCAGGTGAATAGAATTTTAAGACATTGCCTTCACTACCTAGTGGCATGAcaattttaaaggaaaaaggTCTAAAACTTCTCAATAAGACAAAGAAGCATTAATCAATAAGCAGTTGCTGCATGTCATGTCATAAAGGTATCAAAATTAAACCCACGtataaagaaagaacaagaaaaagacCATGAAACGAATGTACTTAAAGTCTACATTTTTACACTTACCATTTCCCTCACAATCAGAACAAACAATACTCTTTGTTTTGGTGCTTGGATTATCATCCGCAGCCTGCATTAAATCAACATCAGAGagggtttcaactttcaattcaaCATACACGAGTTTTTCACCACACTTTTGAGTCTTGACAAAACAACTTGATACCAAGAAGAAGCATGTTATTTCAAATGGGACACCAAAATCAGCCTCACCTTAACCTTCAAAGATTGAAAGTTTCGAGCTTTAGAATCGTGACATGCTTCGTTTATCCTAATAAAAGCCGAAACAACTGAATTACCGGTAACTGTAAGTGCccctataaaagaaaaatcacatcGAGTTAAGTGCTGCAAAATCGAACGTTGCCCCGATGCTGATGCATTTGGCACAGTTTTTTACGCTTGTAATTTTgctctttccttttcttcattaataaaaaaaaaaaaaaaaagtgctgcAAAATCAAAGAGGTGTGAACAAAAAAGTTAGCTACCTGGTGTGGACGAGGATTTGAAGGAACAAATAGGAGCAAAACTCAGAGGGTGTGCCATTCAGAACCTCTTTTCAAATACTGAGTAAACACTTTCTATAACTTGCTGGTATTGGTAACAACGAACGAACACGAATTGAATAGGATAAGGAAAGGACCTTTGTATCTGTGAGCGGAGTTTACTCCTTGTTACTTAAATGCCCTTGGACATGTTCCTCTCGGCTCCAAACCCCTGAAATTGGAAAACGACAAGTTACTTTCCAAAACTTGTGGGCATTAGCGTAAAACTGCTCTTGACCTCTGCTTTTTGCCTTTCCCACATAGACTAGGaaaatgatttcgtaaatcaagtaagaacttgtttttttagttgagttcatattatttatccttttttacggcgaaagaaaagaaaagtaaaaagtgaaaaataagaaTGCGAGAATGTTTGGTAGAGGAGAAATGagaggagagaaataaaatGGTGAAAATATGTTTcgttgaaaatttgaaaatatgttttaaaaaataacttaattttgaaaacaaaaaatatatatcttgttttcactatttttgaaaaaataatagaaatgaaCTATATGAAAGCATGCTCACTTCAATTGTaaattgtcttctttttttttcgttttacatcgcagtttctaaaaaaaaaatgttttaatttctcTTGTGACCTACTCTTTTgtcatcactttttttttatcttggttGATCACAAAGCTAGATGTTATGGgaattttagaattattttttctttcttttcgttTCACATCAcagtctctatttttttttttttttaatttctctcggGACCTACTCTTGTGTCAccacttttttctttatcttggtTGGTCACTAGATGTTAGGGAATTTTTGAATGATGGACATGTTTATGAATTATTGTGAAAACTTTAAGGAATGTCGgaaatttgagagaaaaaagttaGCACATAGGAAGCAATTATAATGTTGTTAATCATAATGTGTCATAACTTGCGTAATTGAGCTGTGGAACGATTTCAACACTTATTAGAAACTATAggcaaataatttaaaattgttcgAATAAAATTTTGCAAGTTAGGCATGACAATTATTTTCCATATGAGTTAGACAACTCAGCATCCTTATATTGTAAACAACCAAAAACTATCATCCTTATTTTAAGGTAATTTTTCAATTCATGTATTTAGAATACTCACATTTTTTTCATACTATACTAACCATGCCATGTTGTATATGTAGAATTAAATTGGTGCTATAGATTATATACATGCATCTGCTTATATTTATGCTTCTAAACAGACTGTTTTTCACGtaagaaaaatcatataaacACAAAAATGTTTTGGTCTTATGTGATTTTGATATGTTATTCATATTTGTTAATTATGGCTGCTGGTAAGGGACAACAAATGATGTTAGAGTGTTTTTACATGCTATAActccttaaaataattttccaaaATCCCGTAgaggttttttttaatattaatcttTCTTCGTTTAACCTTTTTGAGTTATTGAATAAGggcattgtttattttataaatcaatTTGATCTAATTTActctgaatttttaaatattccTAGTTATCTCACCCCATATCGTAGACACATATCATATGCTTGTTTTTTGTGATCGAAGATGGCCACGAGGTAAACAAGAGTTATTCTATCATAGACCTTCTTGATTGAGGGATGTCATTGGAAGATGTTTTGGAGTATTAAAAACAAGGTTTCCAAGTTTAAAGTTGATGTCAAATTATCTTCTTAGAAAAGAAAGAGTAATTCATATTTCCTGTTGAActatacataattttataataatgcaGCATAATAaagatacatttttttatcattataactGAGAAGAGTTAGTTATGGATCAACAAGGTTTAAGGATAGACCAAGAAGGTATTAAAATGGATGCTAATCAAGTTATCAAAAATGATACATGTTCgagaaattatttcaaaaaatgtgAGAAAATAGCCATAGGTCATGAAACTGttgttgttatttgttattttttaaagataagtggtactaattatatttatatttgttttgtttgagaCTTAAGATGCAATGTTATTTGAaaactgaaataaaaaatagaaaacacttTCTAAAACCATAGATCCCttagttattttcattttatttctcataggttaaatatatttttattctctcaaGTTTTTATTACATCAAGTGGGTTGTCATGTAAACAACTTGTAATTCATTTTTCATGTAAGAGAAAACTTCAACCTATTTTGGGACAAAaaagatcaattttaaatttgagagacaaaaaaaaaaaaaaactcaccccATATAGtagtgattaaaaatatatttaagtcttttatatttgagaaaaaaaaagttatgcacCGATaaggtaaaataattttacactatcatttaatcacaaatcattATGTATggtaaatttgttaaattttacattaattaccTTAAAAGTCACACTGACGGTGGATTATGATCGAATGATcgtgtaaaactattttacaatGTGAGTGTATGTCAATTAAactctttctatttttatttcattcttttttatttctcttaaactAAACACTTTTATTTCTACTCTATTTTTCAGTCATTCTCACTCACCTTTCCCATTTCCATTCAccccattttttattattttcttccttcCTACCTAACAAAATGTAAGAGTCGTTTGGGGTGattacacttttttatttttggtttcaaaatGCAATTTTTTACATGAGTTTGTCTAAAGTggaattaaaatagtttttaattgaCATTGAAAACACTtacattcattttcaaaatcaagaaaaaaatatttttcgaaataattttagtttcaataaaCACACACTAACTACATTTGCAACAATTGTCATCGCCACCACTATCATTGTTGACACTGTCACCAccaccaatatttttttaaatcaacaaaattcattaatataaaGGAACCAAaattaccaaaacaaaaaatataatacatatgTTAACCAAaggttattttgtatttatatcaCAGTTGATACAAATACTTAATAACCAATGATACAAAGAAATTCAAACTAGTGTATATGGTGTATTTTATACCCACTAGAATTGCATCCATCCCCAAATCATCTAGAATTAgtgttttaaaaatcaaaccGATTATCAAACCAGTAGAGACATTGGATTAGTGGGTCACTAGTTGAACTAATTTGActctttatatattaaaatatgatataattaacatattttaattatttcatactccaaatttaaaaaataatagcaatTTAGCATATTAGAATTAGGATATgtattatatattgttaaaaaagaagaagtttaaatgtacccaaaaaatacCAGTAGCAAAACAGGTTGGACCTGTCAGACCAATCCAATTTTCTGGTCGGACAAGTTGGATTTTCAACCCGTCAACCTGCCCCATTTTAGCCTGCTAAAAATGGGTTGAGAGAAAAGCAGGGCAGGCCAACCCACCAaccctttttttattaaaaaaaataatttagtatttattttggtatgttatacatgtatttattaatttttaattagtttattttttgtttaaataaattgttattcaaaatttaaggtaatacattcaatttttttagtaagtatttattatttaatatttataaaagataaaattaattaaatatattttttaatttttttttcttaatattttaattttgacgaGTCAACCCGACAAAAGCGAGATGTATTGACACTTTGAACCTATATATGAAATACAGGGCGAGATGGGTTGGCCCATTTTTTGGCGGGGCGGGGTGAGTCAACCTATTTTGTCACCCCTACCAAAAAAACATATATCTTACAAGCatattatatatagaaattCCCTCTATGTTAACGTGGTGCAAATAAACAATTGTATAgagaatatatattaaaattagttaagtATCTATCAACTAATATATTTTGGCATAGTGGTGAAGCTAGTTTATGCATCAATAGGTAGTTGGGTCCGAATCTAGtggttgttatattttttatttttttttgtattttctcaaTCCAAAAGCTACTGAGATGGGAGTGTGAGACAACTTCACAACACCTTCCTCTCCCACCTGACACGCATGTGTAGATGTAGCAATGCCTATTAGGCGTGATGCGAGTGTACACAACAAACTTTAAAAATTGGAAGGTGTACACTCGAAAgaagcttacggatcaacttgattcgtatcagtcaatcttaattttttttaaaatgctaaatattagataaattgtgagaaaattgaaatttatatattaaattttaaatgaggacaattttaaaaaaccttggctcatttttaaattgaaatttaattagtaGTTAGAAAAAACCATTAAGAAAAGTCTCGACTCATTCCAGGACACTAGTGAGTAGTTTGAATGGTTAAGAAAAGCCTTGGCTCATTTTGGTAATGCATCCACCTCCTGATTATAgacatttgataaaatagttatttgataaattttaattaatttttttaagaaataattacaTATCATAAACAACAATATGTTAGCCCTTTTAATTATGAAGTTATACCAAGCAATTTCGTGCATTTCACTCCCCTCCCTTCGTACCATATAGCATGGCTCTtaagattttatataattttaaaagacaactttttttaaggataaagTTAAGGGTGTATTTGGTTTacaggagaaaaataaataagacagAAATAGAAGAAATTCTTTTGAATTAAAGTAGAGAGATGTGCATCCGACAAAACAAAGTACAAACTTTCCCTTGTACAttgtttctttcctttcaaaCAAATGCACACTAAACTATCCTATcttgaaacaaaatattattggtTAGAGTAGTAGTAGACTCCATCTCTTAAGTAAGGTTTATATTATGGTTTTTTGCTCCATGCCTTGGAAAGacaatttaagatttttatatagttttgagCTTTTGTAAACTCACGCCTAAGAGCTTGAAGTTGGTCTTCTTAGAGTATACTTAactttgatatttttgtaatatttagcatttttaaaaaaatatgattgaacgTGAatgttacggatcaacttgatccgtaaacgTTGTTCATAcattttacggatcaagttgatccgtaaggttctttCGGATCAACATGATGCAAAAgaagcttacggatcaacttgatccgtaaaatgTATGAACAACGTTTACGGATTAAGTTGATTTGTAAGCTTCTTTTAGATCATGTTGATCCGaaagaaccttacggatcaacttgatcagtAAACTGTCTGAATATGCATTTTAAAAA comes from the Glycine soja cultivar W05 chromosome 6, ASM419377v2, whole genome shotgun sequence genome and includes:
- the LOC114416743 gene encoding uncharacterized protein LOC114416743 isoform X2, with product MAHPLSFAPICSFKSSSTPGALTVTGNSVVSAFIRINEACHDSKARNFQSLKVKAADDNPSTKTKSIVCSDCEGNGAILCTQCKGTGVNSVDHFNGQFKAGGLCWLCRGKRDILCGSCNGAGFIGGFMSTFDD
- the LOC114416743 gene encoding uncharacterized protein LOC114416743 isoform X1, giving the protein MAHPLSFAPICSFKSSSTPGALTVTGNSVVSAFIRINEACHDSKARNFQSLKVKAADDNPSTKTKSIVCSDCEGNAFDSLSYLSSQLQGAILCTQCKGTGVNSVDHFNGQFKAGGLCWLCRGKRDILCGSCNGAGFIGGFMSTFDD